From Curtobacterium sp. SGAir0471, the proteins below share one genomic window:
- a CDS encoding MarR family winged helix-turn-helix transcriptional regulator → MEQTRAQTLETLVVSVNRLVRAAARASGDATSAAVWRTLGILETEQPLRLGELAAASRVAQPTMTRIVSGMLADGLLSRTVDPDDSRGQLIELTDTGRERLLAWRATIADSVGAVFADLDDDDWDVLRGAAAIIASRTTTNPTRTEIPA, encoded by the coding sequence ATGGAACAAACACGGGCGCAGACACTCGAGACGCTCGTCGTCTCCGTCAACCGCCTGGTCCGCGCAGCGGCGCGGGCCTCGGGCGACGCGACCTCAGCCGCGGTCTGGCGCACGCTCGGCATCCTCGAGACCGAGCAGCCGCTGCGCCTCGGGGAACTCGCCGCCGCGTCGCGTGTGGCACAGCCCACCATGACCCGGATCGTCTCCGGGATGCTCGCCGACGGACTGCTCTCACGCACCGTCGACCCCGACGACTCCCGCGGTCAGCTCATCGAGCTCACCGACACCGGGCGCGAGCGGCTCCTCGCCTGGCGCGCGACCATCGCCGACTCGGTCGGAGCGGTCTTCGCCGACCTCGACGACGACGACTGGGACGTCCTGCGGGGCGCCGCCGCCATCATCGCCTCGCGCACCACCACGAACCCCACGAGAACGGAGATCCCCGCGTGA
- a CDS encoding thioredoxin family protein — translation MQLDLWTSAFCAPCAAARRVTGEAAALVPGLRVTERDVAAHPDTAEDLGIRSTPTIIVRRDDGAEVFRSPGVPSRDQLLVAVAKAL, via the coding sequence GTGCAGCTCGACCTCTGGACCTCCGCCTTCTGCGCCCCGTGCGCGGCCGCCCGCCGCGTGACAGGTGAGGCTGCGGCGCTCGTCCCCGGGCTCCGGGTCACGGAACGCGACGTCGCGGCCCACCCCGACACCGCAGAGGACCTCGGCATCCGCTCGACTCCCACGATCATCGTGCGGCGCGACGACGGTGCCGAGGTCTTCCGTTCGCCGGGCGTCCCCTCGCGCGACCAGCTGCTGGTGGCGGTCGCGAAGGCGCTCTGA
- a CDS encoding ABC transporter ATP-binding protein produces the protein MTAVSSSGAARVVFRDWGWRYAGRDAWAVRGLDLVVEPGGRVAVVGPSGAGKSTVLRAVAAVLADEPDPDDDTAAAVQGSVLVDGADPRAVRGRVGLVMQDPEAHTVMSRIGDDVAFGCENTGVPRAETWERVRHALGVVGLDLPLDRSTSRLSGGQRQRLALAGVLAMRPGVLVLDEPCANLDPEGVAQVHDAVRALLDTTGATMLVVEHRIGTWLDLVDRLVLLEPGGGVVADGAPATVLAEHGAALTAAGVWVPGAEPARGSSRAGGVPSRAAGGASPGSGGASRAGGAPAPADRASSRAGGTAPGAPPDEGTFRPLDGGTLLLEALGLATARGGLLGRTGGTRVGSDIDLGVRRGRVLAITGPNGVGKSTLGLTLAGLLRPAGGTLRATPGLAEDAGPAPHRWTSRQLAARIGTVFQDPGHQFVARSVREELAAGPRALGVTDVDARVEELLDLFGLRHLADANPFTLSGGEQRRLAIGAVVASRPPVVVLDEPTSGQDRATWQAVVDLLGATADAGTALVVVTHDRDLVRALDADEVVLAADGAHPVATTSGGDEWSADARAEPVTRGGDEASADARTGAADGADLNRPTTEVHR, from the coding sequence GTGACCGCCGTGTCGTCCTCGGGGGCGGCGCGCGTCGTCTTCCGTGACTGGGGCTGGCGGTACGCCGGGCGCGACGCCTGGGCCGTCCGCGGCCTGGACCTCGTCGTCGAGCCGGGTGGGCGCGTCGCGGTCGTCGGTCCATCGGGCGCCGGCAAGTCGACGGTGCTCCGTGCGGTGGCGGCGGTCCTGGCCGACGAACCCGACCCCGACGACGACACCGCGGCAGCCGTGCAGGGCTCCGTCCTGGTCGACGGTGCCGACCCCCGCGCGGTCCGCGGGCGCGTCGGCCTCGTCATGCAGGACCCCGAGGCCCACACGGTGATGTCGCGCATCGGCGACGACGTGGCCTTCGGCTGTGAGAACACCGGGGTGCCCCGGGCCGAGACCTGGGAACGGGTCCGGCACGCGCTCGGGGTCGTCGGACTCGACCTGCCCCTCGACCGGTCCACGAGCCGGCTCTCCGGCGGGCAGCGGCAGCGTCTGGCGCTCGCGGGGGTGCTCGCGATGCGTCCGGGGGTGCTCGTGCTCGACGAACCGTGCGCGAACCTCGACCCCGAGGGGGTGGCGCAGGTCCACGACGCCGTCCGGGCGCTGCTCGACACCACCGGCGCGACCATGCTCGTGGTCGAGCACCGGATCGGCACCTGGCTCGACCTGGTCGACCGCCTCGTGCTGCTCGAACCCGGCGGCGGCGTGGTCGCGGACGGGGCCCCGGCGACGGTGCTCGCGGAGCACGGCGCTGCGCTCACCGCGGCCGGCGTGTGGGTGCCGGGCGCCGAGCCGGCCCGGGGCTCGTCCCGAGCAGGCGGGGTCCCGTCGCGCGCGGCCGGCGGCGCGTCGCCAGGGAGCGGGGGCGCGTCGCGAGCGGGCGGCGCTCCTGCGCCAGCGGACCGGGCCTCCTCGCGAGCGGGCGGAACCGCACCGGGTGCACCGCCCGACGAGGGCACGTTCCGCCCGCTCGACGGGGGAACGCTGCTGCTCGAGGCGCTGGGACTCGCGACCGCCCGCGGTGGGCTCCTCGGACGGACCGGCGGCACCCGCGTCGGCAGCGACATCGACCTCGGGGTCCGGCGCGGCCGGGTCCTCGCGATCACCGGCCCGAACGGCGTCGGTAAGTCGACGCTCGGCCTCACCCTCGCGGGACTCCTGCGACCCGCGGGCGGCACGCTCCGGGCGACGCCAGGGCTGGCCGAGGACGCCGGTCCCGCACCACACCGGTGGACGAGCCGACAGCTGGCCGCCCGGATCGGCACGGTGTTCCAGGACCCCGGGCACCAGTTCGTCGCACGCAGCGTCCGCGAGGAGCTCGCCGCAGGCCCGCGCGCGCTCGGCGTGACGGACGTGGACGCTCGGGTCGAGGAGCTCCTCGACCTGTTCGGGTTGCGGCACCTCGCCGACGCCAACCCGTTCACGCTGTCCGGTGGTGAGCAGCGACGGCTCGCGATCGGGGCCGTCGTGGCCTCGAGGCCGCCGGTGGTCGTGCTCGACGAGCCGACCTCGGGACAGGACCGCGCGACCTGGCAGGCCGTGGTCGACCTGCTCGGGGCGACGGCGGACGCGGGGACGGCGCTCGTCGTGGTGACCCACGACCGTGACCTCGTCCGCGCGCTCGACGCCGACGAGGTCGTGCTCGCTGCCGACGGCGCACACCCCGTGGCGACGACGAGCGGCGGCGACGAGTGGTCGGCGGACGCACGGGCCGAACCCGTGACGCGCGGCGGTGACGAGGCGTCGGCGGACGCACGGACCGGGGCGGCGGACGGTGCCGACCTGAACCGACCGACCACGGAGGTGCACCGGTGA
- a CDS encoding MFS transporter produces MPIQTTAAAPPVRPTDPSTNATRRRVALASFVGTTVEYYDFYLYATASALVFAPTFFPTVTPAVGVIASFATYGVGFVARPLGGIVAGHLGDRIGRKKLLVASLVLMGIASTLIGVIPSAATIGVGAVVALVVLRLLQGVAAGAEWGGSALLSVEHAPVRHRGLFGAFTQMGSAGGMLLATGVFTLVRTVLGNDAFLAWGWRLPFLFSAVIVAVGLVIRLGVQDAPVFQELRASGGVERFPVWQAVRRHPRSILVTAGLRLVQPALYSILTTYSLTYLGAKRGEEGSAAGLQAVLVISAVSLVSTPFWGWLSDRVGRRPLAIGSAVGIAVLIWPFFAFLDAGPLVLLPLVALIGMSVFHDSIYGPQAAWFAEQFPTGRRYSGMSLGYQIGSIFSVGLTPLLAAVFVEVGGGSPWILCAYLGVYAVLSVVAAVFAVDPVRDARRVDVSPRGGAGRAE; encoded by the coding sequence ATGCCGATCCAGACGACCGCAGCCGCGCCTCCCGTCCGTCCCACCGATCCGTCGACGAACGCGACCCGACGTCGCGTCGCCCTCGCGTCGTTCGTCGGGACGACCGTCGAGTACTACGACTTCTACCTGTACGCGACGGCCTCGGCGCTCGTCTTCGCACCCACGTTCTTCCCGACCGTGACGCCCGCGGTCGGGGTCATCGCGTCGTTCGCGACCTACGGCGTCGGGTTCGTGGCGCGGCCGCTCGGCGGCATCGTGGCCGGGCATCTGGGTGACCGGATCGGGCGGAAGAAGCTGCTCGTCGCGTCGCTCGTGCTCATGGGGATCGCGTCGACGCTCATCGGGGTGATCCCCTCTGCGGCGACGATCGGCGTCGGGGCGGTCGTCGCGCTCGTGGTCCTGCGGCTGCTGCAGGGTGTCGCCGCGGGTGCCGAGTGGGGCGGGTCGGCGCTGCTGTCGGTCGAGCACGCGCCGGTGCGGCACCGGGGTCTGTTCGGGGCGTTCACCCAGATGGGATCCGCGGGCGGGATGCTCCTGGCGACCGGGGTCTTCACGCTCGTGCGGACCGTGCTCGGCAACGATGCGTTCCTGGCGTGGGGCTGGCGACTGCCGTTCCTGTTCTCGGCGGTGATCGTCGCGGTCGGGCTCGTCATCCGGCTCGGCGTCCAGGACGCCCCGGTGTTCCAGGAGCTGCGCGCGTCCGGTGGTGTCGAGCGGTTCCCGGTGTGGCAGGCGGTCCGCCGACACCCGCGGTCGATCCTGGTGACCGCCGGGCTGCGGCTCGTGCAGCCGGCGCTGTACTCGATCCTGACGACGTACTCGCTGACGTACCTCGGGGCGAAGCGCGGCGAGGAGGGGTCGGCCGCAGGCCTGCAGGCGGTGCTCGTGATCTCGGCGGTGTCCCTCGTGTCGACGCCGTTCTGGGGGTGGTTGTCGGACCGTGTCGGGCGCCGGCCGCTCGCGATCGGGTCGGCGGTCGGGATCGCGGTGCTGATCTGGCCGTTCTTCGCGTTCCTCGACGCCGGGCCCCTCGTGCTGCTCCCCCTCGTGGCGCTGATCGGCATGAGCGTGTTCCACGACAGCATCTACGGGCCGCAGGCGGCGTGGTTCGCGGAGCAGTTCCCGACGGGTCGGCGCTACTCGGGGATGAGTCTCGGCTACCAGATCGGGTCGATCTTCTCGGTGGGGTTGACGCCGTTGCTCGCGGCGGTGTTCGTCGAGGTGGGCGGGGGTTCGCCGTGGATCCTGTGCGCGTACCTCGGGGTGTACGCGGTGCTCTCGGTCGTGGCGGCGGTGTTCGCGGTGGACCCGGTGCGGGACGCGCGGCGGGTGGACGTCAGTCCGCGCGGCGGCGCCGGTCGCGCCGAGTGA
- a CDS encoding metallopeptidase family protein: MEMSADEFEQLVTDELDLLPDEMVDGLDNVVFVVEDEPEDGSDLFGVYEGVAATERGQYGFGELPDRIVVFRKQHLEECDTVEELRDEVHTTLVHEIGHFYGIDDARLHELGWA; this comes from the coding sequence ATGGAGATGTCCGCCGACGAGTTCGAGCAGCTCGTGACCGACGAGCTCGACCTGCTGCCCGACGAGATGGTCGACGGGCTCGACAACGTGGTGTTCGTCGTCGAGGACGAACCCGAGGACGGCTCCGACCTGTTCGGCGTCTACGAGGGGGTCGCCGCGACCGAGCGCGGGCAGTACGGGTTCGGTGAGCTGCCGGACCGGATCGTGGTGTTCCGCAAGCAGCACTTGGAGGAGTGCGACACCGTCGAGGAGCTCCGGGACGAGGTGCACACCACGCTCGTCCACGAGATCGGGCACTTCTACGGCATCGACGACGCCCGGCTGCACGAGCTCGGCTGGGCGTAG
- a CDS encoding ECF transporter S component, with protein MPATTQSAVPSTAPKRSLRWRVVDIVVASVLAVAIGVVFKLWEFGYEPISAVAGLVLPGTQALFGGVWLLAGPVVAIVVRKPGAALYAEMVAASVEALLGTQWGWLTLEAGLVQGLGAELVLALFLYRAYRLPVVVLAGAAAGLALGINDTVLWYPGLDAAFKTVYVVSAVVSGAVIAGLGSWLLVRALAATGVLSSFAAGREHARRSQAPGTTSADAVATDTETPAAEQAERGSRAAR; from the coding sequence ATGCCTGCAACCACGCAGTCCGCAGTACCGTCCACCGCCCCGAAGCGCTCGTTGCGCTGGCGGGTCGTCGACATCGTCGTCGCCAGCGTCCTCGCCGTCGCGATCGGCGTCGTCTTCAAGCTCTGGGAGTTCGGCTACGAGCCGATCAGCGCCGTCGCCGGTCTGGTCCTGCCCGGCACCCAGGCGCTCTTCGGCGGGGTCTGGCTGCTCGCCGGACCGGTCGTCGCGATCGTCGTCCGGAAGCCCGGCGCCGCGCTCTACGCCGAGATGGTCGCCGCCAGCGTCGAGGCGCTGCTCGGCACGCAGTGGGGGTGGCTGACGCTCGAGGCCGGCCTCGTGCAGGGCCTCGGTGCCGAGCTCGTGCTCGCGCTGTTCCTGTACCGCGCCTACCGCCTGCCGGTCGTCGTGCTCGCCGGTGCCGCCGCCGGCCTCGCCCTCGGCATCAACGACACGGTGCTCTGGTACCCGGGCCTCGACGCCGCCTTCAAGACCGTCTACGTCGTGTCCGCCGTGGTGTCCGGCGCCGTGATCGCCGGACTCGGCTCGTGGCTGCTCGTCCGGGCGCTCGCCGCGACCGGGGTGCTCTCCTCGTTCGCAGCGGGGCGTGAGCACGCTCGACGGTCGCAGGCCCCGGGGACGACCTCGGCGGACGCGGTGGCCACCGACACCGAGACGCCTGCCGCCGAGCAGGCCGAGCGCGGGTCCCGCGCCGCCCGGTGA
- a CDS encoding ATP-binding protein: protein MPELGRPAPTAHATPDAASGSAPDAASGPAPDAASGSAPDAALVEGLAAAAAGTAAAAGRRLVVLVDGRSGTGKTTLGDALAARLGAGVVHLDDVYPGWDGLRAAADAVVSDVLGTRSGYRRWDWGRSEPAGWVPLEPDAPLVVEGCGALSRASAPLATLRVWLEADDEVRRDRAIGRDGEVFAREWERWAAQERAFIAAEAPRALADVVVRT, encoded by the coding sequence GTGCCTGAGCTCGGGCGGCCCGCGCCCACCGCGCACGCGACGCCCGACGCTGCGTCGGGCTCGGCGCCCGACGCTGCGTCGGGCCCGGCGCCCGACGCTGCGTCGGGCTCAGCGCCCGACGCGGCGCTCGTCGAGGGGCTCGCCGCCGCCGCGGCCGGGACTGCTGCTGCCGCCGGAAGGCGCCTCGTCGTGCTGGTCGACGGGCGCTCGGGCACCGGGAAGACCACGCTGGGGGACGCCCTCGCGGCTCGGCTCGGCGCAGGAGTCGTGCACCTCGACGACGTCTACCCCGGGTGGGACGGTCTGCGGGCGGCCGCGGACGCGGTGGTGTCGGACGTGCTCGGGACGCGGTCCGGGTACCGACGGTGGGACTGGGGGCGGTCCGAGCCCGCGGGGTGGGTGCCGCTCGAGCCGGACGCGCCGCTGGTGGTCGAGGGGTGCGGGGCGCTCTCCCGGGCGTCCGCACCACTCGCGACGCTCCGGGTGTGGCTCGAGGCCGACGACGAGGTCCGGCGCGACCGGGCGATCGGTCGCGACGGCGAGGTGTTCGCCCGCGAGTGGGAGCGCTGGGCGGCGCAGGAGCGGGCGTTCATCGCGGCCGAGGCGCCGCGTGCGCTCGCCGACGTGGTCGTCCGGACGTAG
- a CDS encoding acyl-CoA dehydrogenase family protein, with the protein MTDATTTDGAAPRLQTDRLTALRNHFAPVFGRIREGAVGRELASGSPGERQLPHAEVRALAEAGFGRLRVPEDRGGFGVTLVELAHLVADLAAADSNIAHLWRGHFGYTELVLLRPDSPGRDEWLQRIVDGAVVGNATSERTGTTLADISTTVAPDADGTWRLDGRKFYSTGTLYADWIYLAADRDGERVTFAVPTDAPGVTGVDDWDGFGQRLTASGTTVFDGVAVDESVISGYRDAPLSHIQAFYQLYLLAVLAGIGQAVVDDAVAFVRPRTRTYIHANAAVPGDDPQVLAVLGRLSSGAFTARSLVAAAAGLLDGVVATNVPGVGVDHAVLDAAENAVYQAQVEVGPRVLRAATELFEVGGASAADRTRALDRHWRNARVVASHNPAVYKERLVGEYVLHGRGPVDAWERYHEVGPTRF; encoded by the coding sequence GTGACCGACGCGACGACGACCGACGGGGCTGCTCCGCGCCTCCAGACCGACCGGCTGACGGCCCTGCGGAACCACTTCGCCCCGGTCTTCGGCCGCATCCGCGAGGGGGCCGTCGGGCGCGAGCTGGCGTCCGGGAGCCCGGGGGAGCGGCAGCTGCCGCACGCCGAGGTCCGGGCACTCGCGGAGGCGGGCTTCGGTCGCCTCCGCGTGCCCGAGGACCGCGGCGGCTTCGGTGTGACGCTCGTGGAGCTGGCGCACCTGGTGGCGGACCTCGCGGCGGCGGACTCGAACATCGCGCACCTGTGGCGCGGGCACTTCGGGTACACCGAACTCGTGCTCCTGCGTCCGGATTCGCCCGGTCGTGATGAGTGGCTGCAGCGGATCGTCGACGGGGCGGTCGTGGGGAACGCGACCTCGGAGCGGACCGGCACCACGCTCGCGGACATCTCGACGACCGTCGCGCCCGACGCCGACGGGACGTGGCGGCTCGACGGGCGGAAGTTCTACTCGACCGGCACGCTCTACGCCGACTGGATCTACCTGGCGGCCGACCGCGACGGCGAGCGGGTGACGTTCGCGGTGCCCACGGACGCGCCCGGCGTCACCGGGGTCGACGACTGGGACGGGTTCGGGCAGCGGCTCACCGCCTCGGGGACGACGGTCTTCGACGGCGTCGCGGTCGACGAGTCGGTGATCTCGGGGTACCGGGACGCGCCGCTGTCGCACATCCAGGCCTTCTACCAGCTGTACCTGCTGGCGGTGCTCGCGGGGATCGGGCAGGCCGTCGTCGACGACGCGGTGGCGTTCGTCCGACCGCGGACCCGGACGTACATCCACGCGAACGCCGCCGTACCGGGGGACGACCCGCAGGTGCTCGCCGTGCTCGGGCGCCTGTCGTCGGGGGCGTTCACGGCTCGGTCGCTCGTCGCTGCGGCGGCCGGGCTGCTCGACGGGGTCGTGGCGACCAACGTGCCGGGGGTCGGCGTCGACCACGCGGTGCTCGACGCGGCCGAGAACGCCGTCTACCAGGCGCAGGTCGAGGTCGGGCCGCGGGTGCTGCGGGCGGCAACGGAGCTGTTCGAGGTCGGCGGGGCCTCGGCGGCGGACCGGACCCGGGCGCTCGACCGGCACTGGCGGAACGCGCGGGTCGTGGCGTCGCACAACCCGGCCGTGTACAAGGAGCGGCTCGTGGGCGAGTACGTGCTGCACGGGCGGGGGCCGGTCGACGCGTGGGAGCGGTACCACGAGGTTGGGCCGACGCGGTTCTGA
- a CDS encoding MFS transporter: MNAHAPAASGSILKQSSAVWAIAFACVVAFMGIGLVDPILPAIATSLKATAAQTELLFTSYLAVTGVAMFFTSWVSSRIGAKNTLLIGLALIVVFSVLAATSGSVWNIIGFRAGWGLGNALFISTALATIVGAASGGTASAIILYEAALGLGIAVGPLVGGLLGSVSWRGPFFGVTTLMAVAFIAVVTLLKSSGLEKPTPTKLSAPFRALGRPALAALAVTALFYNIGFFVLLAYTPFPLGFGALGIGFTFFGWGVGLAITSVWVAPILTARLRRTTVLKIALPLLALDLFAAAVVVTSQVGLIICVIIGGLVLGVLNTVLTECVMEATDLPRSVASSAYSAVRFIGGAIAPPVATLLADSFSPSAAYVFAGVSVAIAFVVVVLTTKVLRRVDDGAEPERVEAEAISAGEMV, encoded by the coding sequence GTGAACGCCCACGCACCCGCTGCGTCCGGCAGCATCCTCAAGCAGTCGTCCGCCGTCTGGGCGATCGCGTTCGCATGCGTCGTCGCCTTCATGGGCATCGGCCTCGTCGACCCGATCCTCCCCGCCATCGCCACCTCGCTCAAGGCGACGGCAGCGCAGACCGAGCTGCTCTTCACGAGCTACCTCGCCGTCACCGGTGTCGCGATGTTCTTCACCAGCTGGGTGTCGAGCCGCATCGGCGCGAAGAACACGCTGCTCATCGGGCTCGCGCTCATCGTCGTGTTCTCGGTGCTGGCTGCGACCTCGGGCAGCGTCTGGAACATCATCGGCTTCCGCGCCGGGTGGGGCCTCGGCAACGCGCTCTTCATCTCCACCGCGCTCGCGACCATCGTCGGGGCGGCCTCCGGCGGCACCGCGTCGGCGATCATCCTGTACGAGGCCGCGCTCGGCCTGGGCATCGCCGTGGGTCCGCTCGTCGGCGGGCTGCTCGGATCGGTGAGCTGGCGCGGACCGTTCTTCGGCGTCACGACGCTCATGGCCGTCGCGTTCATCGCCGTGGTGACGCTGCTCAAGTCCTCGGGGCTCGAGAAGCCGACACCGACGAAGCTCTCGGCACCCTTCCGCGCACTCGGACGGCCGGCACTCGCCGCCCTCGCGGTCACCGCGCTCTTCTACAACATCGGCTTCTTCGTGCTCCTGGCGTACACGCCGTTCCCGCTCGGCTTCGGTGCGCTCGGCATCGGCTTCACGTTCTTCGGCTGGGGCGTCGGGCTGGCGATCACCTCCGTGTGGGTGGCGCCGATCCTGACCGCTCGCCTGCGTCGGACGACCGTGCTGAAGATCGCGCTGCCGCTGCTGGCCCTCGACCTGTTCGCCGCGGCGGTCGTCGTGACGTCGCAGGTCGGGCTGATCATCTGCGTGATCATCGGTGGGCTCGTGCTCGGTGTCCTCAACACGGTGCTGACGGAGTGCGTGATGGAGGCGACGGACCTCCCCCGCTCGGTGGCGTCGAGCGCGTACTCAGCGGTCCGCTTCATCGGTGGTGCGATCGCTCCGCCCGTGGCGACGCTGCTCGCGGACTCGTTCTCGCCGTCGGCGGCGTACGTGTTCGCCGGGGTCTCGGTGGCGATCGCGTTCGTGGTCGTGGTGCTGACGACGAAGGTGCTGCGACGGGTCGACGACGGCGCGGAGCCGGAGCGCGTCGAGGCCGAGGCGATCTCGGCGGGCGAGATGGTCTGA
- a CDS encoding oligoribonuclease, whose amino-acid sequence MSDITIHEGDEYTAIFHGGPFDGTTDTRTATSDAVDDEVTVYADVEGLQTAFTYKATKTRQVLDQTSVEYEYDAADSDPVDDLQDRGDRSGEFDRE is encoded by the coding sequence ATGAGCGACATCACCATCCACGAGGGCGACGAGTACACCGCGATCTTCCACGGCGGTCCCTTCGACGGCACGACCGACACCCGCACCGCCACGAGCGACGCGGTCGACGACGAGGTCACGGTGTACGCGGACGTCGAGGGCCTGCAGACCGCCTTCACCTACAAGGCCACGAAGACCCGTCAGGTGCTCGACCAGACCTCCGTCGAGTACGAGTACGACGCCGCCGACTCCGACCCGGTCGACGACCTGCAGGACCGCGGCGACCGCAGCGGCGAGTTCGACCGGGAGTAG
- the orn gene encoding oligoribonuclease — MATANDRLVWIDCEMTGLDLGVDELVEVAVVITDFDLVPVHPGFDIVIKPDQSALDNMNEFVTNMHTTSGLLEEIPHGVSLADAEYQVLEYILQHVPAEGSAPLAGNTIGTDRAFLSKYMPRVDGHLHYRSVDVSSIKELCRRWFPRVYFNAPEKHGGHRALADILESIRELEYYRRAGFVAEPGPTTEDVRAVAAEVVERWEPRLAQPAAE, encoded by the coding sequence ATGGCAACTGCGAACGACCGCCTCGTCTGGATCGACTGCGAGATGACGGGTCTCGACCTCGGGGTCGACGAGCTCGTCGAGGTGGCTGTCGTCATCACGGACTTCGACCTCGTCCCCGTGCACCCGGGCTTCGACATCGTGATCAAGCCGGACCAGTCCGCGCTCGACAACATGAACGAGTTCGTGACGAACATGCACACGACCTCGGGTCTGCTCGAGGAGATCCCGCACGGCGTCTCCCTGGCAGACGCCGAGTACCAGGTGCTCGAGTACATCCTCCAGCACGTCCCGGCCGAGGGCAGCGCACCGCTGGCGGGCAACACGATCGGGACGGACCGCGCGTTCCTGTCGAAGTACATGCCGCGGGTCGACGGGCACCTGCACTACCGCAGCGTGGACGTGTCGAGCATCAAGGAGCTCTGCCGTCGCTGGTTCCCGCGCGTGTACTTCAACGCGCCGGAGAAGCACGGCGGGCACCGTGCACTCGCGGACATCCTCGAGTCGATCCGTGAGCTCGAGTACTACCGTCGCGCGGGCTTCGTCGCCGAGCCCGGCCCGACCACCGAGGACGTCCGCGCCGTCGCGGCCGAGGTCGTCGAGCGCTGGGAGCCCCGGCTCGCGCAGCCGGCTGCAGAGTGA
- a CDS encoding energy-coupling factor transporter transmembrane component T family protein has translation MTTSTAHADEGGGAVPPVRTRRGVAGVQPVAAMLGVLALGVCLVTSLDVVSASVALALELLLLPVLRIPPRTALLRASPVLVAVPLTALSIALYGRPSGREWFDLGFAHVTDGSLALALATALRVLAVGLPAVLLFVGVDPTDLADGLAQLLRLPARFVLGALAAVRMTTLLGEDWRQLAMARRARGLADHGRLRRGASMAFALLVLALRRATTLAVAMESRGFGAPGPRTWARPARFAGPEWAMVAVLVGIGVVSTAVAVAVGSWRA, from the coding sequence GTGACCACCTCGACCGCGCACGCCGACGAGGGTGGGGGAGCCGTGCCTCCCGTCCGGACCCGACGCGGGGTCGCCGGAGTCCAACCCGTGGCGGCGATGCTCGGTGTGCTCGCGCTCGGCGTGTGCCTCGTGACGAGCCTCGACGTCGTGTCCGCATCGGTCGCGCTCGCGCTGGAGCTCCTGCTCCTGCCGGTCCTCCGGATCCCACCGCGGACCGCGCTACTGCGGGCGTCGCCGGTGCTCGTCGCCGTGCCCCTGACGGCGCTGAGCATCGCACTGTACGGGCGGCCCTCCGGGCGGGAGTGGTTCGACCTCGGCTTCGCGCACGTCACCGACGGATCGCTGGCGCTCGCGCTGGCGACGGCGCTGCGGGTCCTCGCGGTCGGGCTGCCGGCGGTGCTGCTCTTCGTGGGGGTCGACCCGACCGACCTGGCGGACGGGCTCGCACAGCTGCTGCGGCTGCCGGCGCGGTTCGTGCTCGGGGCCCTCGCCGCGGTGCGGATGACGACCCTGCTCGGCGAGGACTGGCGCCAGCTCGCGATGGCGCGACGCGCGCGCGGGCTCGCCGACCACGGTCGACTGCGTCGCGGGGCGTCGATGGCGTTCGCGCTGCTCGTGCTCGCGCTCCGACGGGCGACGACCCTGGCGGTGGCGATGGAGTCGCGCGGGTTCGGCGCTCCCGGTCCGCGGACGTGGGCGCGGCCGGCGCGGTTCGCGGGACCGGAGTGGGCGATGGTCGCCGTGCTGGTGGGCATCGGTGTCGTGTCGACCGCCGTCGCCGTGGCCGTGGGGAGCTGGCGTGCCTGA